From one Lycium ferocissimum isolate CSIRO_LF1 chromosome 5, AGI_CSIRO_Lferr_CH_V1, whole genome shotgun sequence genomic stretch:
- the LOC132056084 gene encoding uncharacterized protein LOC132056084, producing MVATRRSGSLPSTVKRSASSSDDSSSKRHKVDNNNAESSEKAKSPTENPKESPEFNGGGDTADGETAAAAADKVEDDAPVVAAPIAEGATPAIVDKPRSSMTLRKQSQVSETTSPWCRLISEYPQNPTIHVSATNFLIGSSKNAHLPIKHQTISATLCSIRLTQHEGNWVAVLESRGKGSVQVNGKTIRRSTSCILNSGDGLVFGLGVNHAYIFEQLPYEVGVKAPPSDVRTSAGKLLRVERRAGDASAVAGASILASLSSLRQDPSRLKPTSQVSGNELPSSPVIHEDELDGLEVDSAANVDSSSAADVGLTSKILPLDGNLNSGREAGNIPEEREWTRDSMPASAAGVSLRCAVFKEEIHAAIVDGQQLDVSFDSFPYYLSENTKNVLIAASYIHLKHKEQIKYTSELPTINPRILLSGPAGSEIYQEMLAKALAHYYGAKLLIFDSHTFLGGLSAKEAELLKEGCSAHKISANSKQIPGDPDLPKGNGSSSGQTANTNTQTDPLGLEAQPKMDSGTVPSLAGTSKNTLFKTGDKVRFIGSASSSLYSNSASRGPTFGTRGKVVLPFEDNPLSKIGVRFDKPILDGVNFGGLCDDGHGFFCKANELRLEATGVDDMDKLLISTLFEVVFNESKNSPFILFMKDAEKSMAGSSESYSTFKGRLEKLPANIVVIGSHAHTDNRKEKSHPGGLLFTKFGSNQTALLDLAFPDSFGKLHDRGKEVTKTTKLLTKLFPNKVTIHMPQDEALLSAWKQRLDRDADTLKMKGNLNSLRTVLNRNGLDCDGLDTLCIKDQTFSVESAEKVVGWALSHHLMQNPAADCDVRLVLSPVSIQYGLEILQAMQNESKSLKKSLKDIVTENEFEKRLLADVIPPSDIGVTFDDIGALENVKDTLKELVMLPLQRPELFCKGQLTKPCKGILLFGPPGTGKTMLAKAVATEAGANFINISMSSITSKWFGEGEKYVKAVFSLASKIAPSVVFVDEVDSMLGRRENPGEHEAMRKMKNEFMVNWDGLRTKDTERVLVLAATNRPFDLDEAVIRRLPRRLMVNLPDAPNRAKILKVILAKEDLSPDVDLDAVASMTDGYSGSDLKNLCVTAAYRPIREILEKEKKEHAAASAEGRPTPTPCCSADIRPLNMDDFKNAHEQVCASVSSESINMTELLQWNELYGEGGSRRKKSLSYFM from the exons ATGGTTGCAACAAGACGAAGTGGATCTCTTCCCTCCACTGTTAAACGCTCTGCATCTTCCTCCGATGATTCTTCCTCTAAGCGCCACAAG GTAGATAATAATAATGCTGAGTCATCGGAGAAAGCGAAGTCGCCGACGGAGAATCCTAAGGAGTCGCCTGAATTCAACGGCGGCGGAGATACTGCCGACGGTGAgaccgccgccgccgccgccgaCAAGGTTGAAGATGATGCACCTGTGGTTGCAGCACCTATCGCTGAAG gGGCTACACCTGCTATAGTTGATAAGCCGAGGAGTTCAATGACTTTGAGGAAGCAGAGTCAAGTTTCGGAAACGACGTCGCCTTGGTGTAGGCTCATATCAGAGTATCCACAG AACCCAACTATACATGTTTCGGCGACAAATTTCTTGATTGGTTCTAGCAAAAATGCTCATCTTCCTATCAAGCACCAAACAATTAGTGCAACCTTATGTTCAATAAGGCTTACACAG CATGAAGGAAATTGGGTTGCTGTGCTTGAGAGCAGGGGCAAAGGATCCGTGCAAGTTAATGGAAAGACCATTAGGAGAAGCACTAGTTGCATTCTCAATTCAGGCGACGGGCTTGTTTTTGGTCTTGGGGTGAATCATGCTTAT ATATTTGAACAGCTGCCATATGAGGTTGGAGTTAAGGCACCTCCTTCAGATGTTAGGACCAGTGCAGGTAAATTGCTGCGCGTTGAAAGAAGAGCCGGAGATGCTTCAGCTGTAGCAGGTGCTTCCATTTTGGCATCGCTTTCAAGCCTGAGGCAAGACCCATCGCGTTTGAAACCAACGTCTCAGGTTAGTGGGAATGAGCTGCCTTCTTCCCCAGTTATTCATGAAGATGAGCTTGATGGCCTCGAAGTCGATTCAGCTGCAAATGTTGACAGCAGCAGTGCTGCTGATGTTGGGTTGACTAGTAAGATCCTCCCTCTTGATGGAAACCTGAACTCTGGCAGAGAGGCAGGCAAT ATACCGGAGGAAAGAGAGTGGACCAGAGATTCAATGCCAGCTTCAGCAGCAGGTGTGTCTCTGAGATGTGCAGTATTTAAAGAAGAGATTCATGCTGCAATAGTTGATGGACAACAGCTAGATGTTTCATTTGATAGCTTCCCATATTACTTAAG TGAGAACACAAAAAATGTGCTGATTGCGGCTTCATATATACACCTGAAGcataaagaacaaataaaatatacatCTGAGCTACCCACTATCAACCCAAGAATTCTGCTCTCAGGTCCTGCAG GATCTGAGATATATCAGGAGATGCTGGCGAAGGCACTTGCTCATTATTATGGAGCTAAATTGCTTATCTTTGATAGCCATACCTTTTTGGGT GGTCTATCGGCGAAGGAGGCTGAATTACTAAAAGAGGGATGCAGTGCACATAAGATATCCGCTAACTCCAAGCAGATCCCTGGAGATCCTGACTTGCCTAAAGGCAATGGGTCATCATCGGGTCAAACAGCTAATACTAACACTCAGACTGATCCGTTGGGTTTGGAAGCACAACCAAAGATGGATAGTGGCACTGTACCCTCTTTAGCCGGGACATCAAAGAATACATTGTTCAAGACAG GTGATAAAGTGAGGTTCATTGGTTCTGCTTCTAGTAGTTTGTATTCAAACTCTGCCAG TAGGGGCCCGACTTTTGGGACTCGAGGGAAGGTTGTGTTACCTTTTGAAGATAATCCATTATCAAAAATTGGTGTAAGATTTGATAAGCCGATACTAGATGGTGTTAACTTTGGGGGTCTTTGTGATGATGGTCATGGATTCTTTTGCAAGG cCAATGAACTGCGCTTGGAAGCCACAGGTGTCGACGATATGGATAAGCTACTCATTAGCACATTGTTTGAG GTTGTGTTCAACGAGAGCAAAAATTCCcccttcattttatttatgaaaGATGCTGAGAAATCTATGGCAGGAAGTTCAGAATCGTATTCAACTTTTAAAGGCCGGCTTGAAAAGCTTCCTGCTAACATCGTTGTTATTGGGTCTCACGCTCATACAGATAATCGCAAGGAAAAG TCACATCCTGGGGGATTGCTTTTCACCAAATTTGGCAGCAATCAAACTGCTTTGCTCGATTTGGCTTTCCCG GATAGTTTTGGGAAGTTGCATGACAGGGGGAAGGAAGTTACCAAGACAACTAAACTTCTGACGAAGCTTTTCCCCAACAAAGTGACCATTCATATGCCACAG GATGAAGCGCTTTTATCTGCTTGGAAGCAACGGTTGGATCGAGATGCTGATACCCTCAAAATGAAAGGAAATTTGAATAGCTTGCGAACA GTTCTTAATCGGAATGGATTAGACTGTGATGGACTTGACACTTTGTGCATCAAAGACCAGACTTTTTCTGTTGAAA GTGCAGAAAAGGTGGTTGGATGGGCCTTGAGCCATCATTTGATGCAGAACCCTGCTGCAGATTGTGACGTGAGGCTTGTTTTGTCTCCTGTGAG TATTCAGTATGGTTTGGAAATTCTACAAGCTATGCAAAATGAAAGCAAGAGCTTGAAGAAGTCACTTAAG GATATTGTGACGGAGAATGAATTTGAGAAGAGACTTCTGGCTGATGTTATCCCCCCCAGTGATATTGGAGTAACATTTGATGATATTGGTGCGCTTGAAAATGTCAAGGATACATTAAAAGAGCTGGTCATGCTTCCTTTACAAAGACCTGAACTTTTCTGCAAGGGTCAATTAACCAAG CCATGCAAAGGAATACTTCTATTTGGGCCCCCTGGAACTGGAAAAACCATGCTCGCGAAAGCAGTTGCCACTGAAGCGGGTGCTAACTTTATCAATATTTCTATGTCAAGTATCACTTCAAAG TGGTTTGGCGAGGGTGAGAAATATGTGAAAGCTGTCTTCTCCCTGGCTAGTAAAATTGCTCCAAGTGTCGTTTTTGTTGATGAA GTTGATAGCATGCTGGGACGAAGGGAAAATCCAGGAGAACACGAGGCCATGcgtaaaatgaaaaatgaattcATGGTGAATTGGGATGGCTTGCGCACAAAAGATACTGAACGGGTGTTAGTACTTGCAGCAACAAACAGACCATTTGACCTTGATGAGGCTGTCATAAGGCGACTGCCGCGTAG GCTGATGGTCAATTTACCAGATGCTCCAAATAGAGCGAAAATTCTAAAAGTGATACTTGCGAAAGAAGACTTGTCTCCAGATGTTGATCTGGATGCAGTAGCAAGTATGACCGATGGATATTCCGGAAGTGACCTTAAG AATCTTTGTGTTACAGCTGCATATCGACCCATTAGAGAaatcctagaaaaagaaaaaaag GAACATGCTGCAGCTTCGGCAGAAGGTAGACCTACGCCAACACCATGCTGCAGTGCAGACATACGGCCTTTGAACATGGACGACTTTAAAAACGCTCATGAACAG GTTTGTGCAAGTGTGTCATCGGAATCCATAAATATGACAGAGCTTCTCCAGTGGAATGAACTGTATGGAGAAGGGGGCTCTAGAAGGAAGAAGTCCTTGAGTTATTTCATGTAA